The proteins below come from a single Candidatus Binatia bacterium genomic window:
- the leuC gene encoding 3-isopropylmalate dehydratase large subunit, whose product MARSLLDKVWDSHTVRELDSGQSQLFIGLHLIHEVTSPQAFAMLREAKLGVPFPKRTYATVDHIIPTDSQARPLADSQAEIMMSEIEKNCSEYDIQFFGPESGNQGVVHIIGPELGLTQPGMTIACGDSHTSTHGAFGAVAFGIGTSQVRDVLASQCLAMHRPKVRRIEVDGDLGPGVYAKDVILHIIGTLGVDGGVGYGYEYAGTVFENMSMEERMTVCNMSIEGGARCGYVNPDDKTVEYLRGRKFVPAGADFDKAAKWWLSNASDEDAAYEDVVRIPAHEIAPTITWGINPGQVVGVDGAIPDLASFDGDDRLVAEDAYGYMGWNKGDKISGTKIDVAFIGSCTNGRISDLREAARVAKLGRVKSGVKALVVPGSQDVARQAEAEGLHEVFREAGFEWRLPGCSMCLAMNPDKLQGRQVCASSSNRNFKGRQGSPSGRTLLMSPAMVAAAALEGAVTDVRDMIGEGNS is encoded by the coding sequence ATGGCTAGGAGTCTTCTCGACAAGGTCTGGGATTCGCACACGGTGCGTGAGCTCGATTCAGGGCAGTCCCAGCTGTTCATCGGTCTGCATCTGATTCACGAGGTCACGAGCCCGCAGGCGTTCGCGATGCTGCGCGAGGCCAAGCTCGGCGTGCCGTTCCCCAAGAGGACGTACGCGACCGTCGATCACATCATTCCGACCGACTCGCAGGCACGTCCCCTCGCGGACAGCCAGGCCGAGATCATGATGTCGGAGATCGAGAAGAACTGCAGCGAGTACGACATCCAGTTCTTCGGACCGGAGTCGGGAAATCAGGGCGTGGTCCACATCATCGGACCGGAGCTCGGACTCACGCAGCCCGGGATGACGATCGCCTGCGGCGACAGTCACACGAGCACGCACGGTGCGTTTGGCGCGGTCGCGTTCGGAATCGGCACGAGCCAGGTGCGCGACGTGCTCGCGAGTCAGTGCCTCGCGATGCACCGCCCCAAGGTTCGTCGCATCGAAGTGGACGGTGACCTTGGCCCGGGTGTCTACGCGAAGGACGTGATCCTGCACATCATCGGGACTCTCGGTGTCGATGGCGGCGTCGGCTACGGCTACGAGTACGCCGGCACCGTGTTCGAGAACATGTCGATGGAAGAGCGGATGACCGTCTGCAACATGTCCATCGAGGGCGGAGCGCGCTGCGGCTACGTTAATCCGGACGACAAGACGGTCGAGTATCTGCGCGGCCGGAAGTTTGTTCCGGCCGGTGCCGACTTCGACAAGGCTGCCAAGTGGTGGCTGTCCAACGCATCGGACGAAGACGCTGCCTACGAGGACGTGGTCAGAATCCCGGCGCACGAGATTGCACCGACGATCACCTGGGGCATCAATCCCGGACAGGTGGTCGGTGTGGACGGCGCCATCCCGGACCTAGCGTCGTTCGACGGAGACGACCGTCTCGTCGCCGAGGACGCATACGGCTACATGGGCTGGAACAAGGGCGACAAGATCTCGGGCACGAAGATCGACGTCGCGTTCATCGGTTCCTGCACGAACGGTCGCATCTCCGATTTGCGAGAGGCGGCCCGAGTCGCGAAGCTCGGGCGTGTGAAGTCGGGCGTGAAGGCGCTCGTCGTTCCCGGTTCGCAGGACGTCGCGCGCCAAGCCGAAGCGGAGGGTCTCCACGAGGTCTTCCGCGAGGCGGGCTTTGAGTGGCGCCTTCCCGGCTGCTCGATGTGTCTCGCGATGAACCCCGACAAGCTGCAGGGCCGCCAGGTCTGCGCCTCGTCGAGCAATCGCAATTTCAAGGGTCGACAGGGCAGTCCGTCCGGCCGGACGCTCCTCATGAGCCCGGCGATGGTGGCCGCGGCTGCGCTCGAAGGCGCTGTCACCGACGTGCGCGACATGATCGGAGAGGGGAACTCATGA
- the leuD gene encoding 3-isopropylmalate dehydratase small subunit, whose translation MSTDKGRHIKTIAGRPIPLPGNEIDTDQIIPARYMTAVTFDGMGQYAFQDLRFDSEGKPLDHPMNDPRFRAKGPRVAIVNKNFGCGSSREHAPQAMWRWGVQAIIGESFADIFFNNCVSMGIPCVQASEADVHKLLAVVNEDPAHDLAIDLEAMTATYNGVGYAVKTHDGARHRLRTGTWDATGILVEALDDVRKTAANLPYVQNFGD comes from the coding sequence ATGAGCACCGACAAAGGACGCCACATCAAGACGATCGCCGGACGTCCGATCCCCCTTCCCGGAAACGAGATCGACACCGACCAGATCATCCCCGCCCGCTACATGACCGCCGTGACGTTCGACGGAATGGGCCAATACGCCTTCCAGGACCTGAGGTTCGATAGCGAAGGCAAGCCTCTCGATCACCCGATGAACGATCCTCGCTTCCGGGCGAAGGGCCCGCGCGTCGCGATCGTGAACAAGAACTTCGGTTGCGGCTCGTCGCGTGAGCACGCGCCGCAGGCGATGTGGCGTTGGGGCGTGCAGGCGATCATCGGCGAATCCTTCGCCGACATCTTCTTCAACAACTGTGTCTCGATGGGCATCCCGTGCGTGCAGGCGAGCGAGGCCGACGTGCACAAGCTGCTCGCCGTGGTGAACGAAGACCCGGCGCACGACCTCGCGATCGACCTCGAAGCGATGACCGCGACGTACAACGGCGTTGGCTACGCGGTGAAGACGCACGATGGTGCGCGGCATCGTCTGCGGACCGGCACCTGGGACGCGACTGGGATTCTCGTCGAAGCTCTCGACGACGTCCGCAAGACCGCTGCGAATCTTCCGTACGTTCAGAACTTCGGCGACTGA
- a CDS encoding PadR family transcriptional regulator yields MLRRQILGLLSQGRQHGYALAKEHRHRTWLVGGSGNFYRELKHLCSVGMIRLASTGTAGDPRKVSYEITSSGKADFMGWLTDVPEVSPCPESELATRAPLFFLLPSDTAISLLDDWKRCLWRAIRRLEDANLAPGSTGMQRAVCDTLVQRRTRHLSLELEFVEELKATIAAEREAKAEVEAVAEAPVAKRALTRARS; encoded by the coding sequence ATGCTACGTCGACAGATTCTTGGGCTACTGAGCCAGGGCCGCCAACATGGATACGCGCTCGCCAAGGAGCACCGCCATCGGACTTGGCTCGTTGGAGGGTCAGGGAACTTCTACCGGGAGCTGAAGCACCTCTGCAGCGTCGGGATGATCAGACTTGCGTCCACGGGGACCGCCGGCGATCCGCGCAAGGTCAGCTACGAGATCACCTCGAGCGGTAAGGCAGACTTCATGGGCTGGCTCACCGACGTCCCAGAGGTCTCACCCTGTCCGGAGTCGGAGCTCGCGACCCGCGCTCCTCTCTTTTTCCTCTTGCCGAGTGATACGGCGATCTCACTGCTCGATGATTGGAAGCGGTGTTTGTGGCGTGCGATCCGTCGACTCGAAGACGCGAACTTGGCCCCGGGATCGACTGGCATGCAGAGAGCGGTCTGCGACACTCTCGTTCAACGAAGGACCCGACATTTGAGCTTGGAACTCGAGTTCGTCGAGGAGCTCAAGGCAACCATCGCGGCGGAGCGAGAGGCTAAAGCGGAGGTCGAGGCCGTCGCGGAGGCGCCGGTCGCGAAGCGCGCGCTGACAAGGGCACGGTCCTGA
- a CDS encoding ABC transporter ATP-binding protein, translated as MKIIAVDRATKEYGFGAAATRALDDVSLDVEPGEFVAIMGPSGCGKSTLLNLIAAFDRPTSGSITVAGQDLARLSEHRLSLLRAQHIGFVVQSFNLLPRLTIEENVWAPLGAVGVSLRESRERARGLLELVGLSQNRAARFPLELSGGEQQRVAIARALVGAPAILLADEPTGNLDSRNGIRALNLLRDLSTDRKMAVVLVTHDSFAATYGNRTVLMQDGRVVEEIGPGEKPSVGSLESIEGGR; from the coding sequence ATGAAGATCATCGCGGTGGATCGGGCAACGAAGGAGTACGGTTTTGGCGCTGCAGCTACCCGCGCGCTCGACGACGTATCTCTCGATGTGGAGCCGGGAGAGTTCGTTGCGATCATGGGGCCGAGCGGGTGCGGGAAAAGCACGTTGCTCAATCTGATCGCGGCGTTCGACCGTCCGACCTCGGGATCGATCACGGTCGCGGGTCAGGATCTAGCGCGGCTTTCAGAGCACAGACTGAGTTTGCTGAGGGCGCAGCACATCGGATTTGTCGTGCAGAGTTTCAACCTTCTCCCGCGCCTGACCATCGAGGAGAACGTCTGGGCGCCACTCGGTGCCGTGGGCGTCAGTCTGCGCGAGTCACGCGAGCGGGCGCGAGGCCTCCTGGAACTCGTCGGTTTGTCCCAGAACCGCGCGGCCCGTTTCCCGTTGGAACTCTCAGGTGGCGAACAGCAGCGCGTAGCGATCGCGCGCGCCCTGGTAGGAGCCCCGGCGATCCTCCTGGCAGACGAGCCCACGGGCAACCTGGATTCGAGAAATGGGATTCGAGCCCTGAACCTCCTCCGAGATCTCAGCACCGACCGGAAGATGGCGGTCGTGCTCGTAACGCATGACTCGTTCGCAGCGACGTACGGCAATCGAACGGTGCTGATGCAGGACGGTCGTGTGGTGGAGGAGATCGGCCCAGGCGAAAAGCCGTCTGTTGGCTCCCTCGAATCGATCGAGGGCGGCAGATGA
- a CDS encoding ABC transporter permease has product MIQLQLARMQLRGQYGQLALAIGVIALGVALATGVLLANDALRSSFEDSLGALSGRADLEVFAAGGGTLDERVLEEVLQRPETAAAAPLLMGAATVVGGLEVKVAVVGIDMLSDANIRIYDADPAQNSGIEDPLVFLNQQDSVIVPEALARELGLERGSRIELQTSTGRPTLTVRGILLGSGVGLAHGGRTVIMDLYAAQEALGLPGRVSRVDVVLAEGVDGRELAGRLEDVFPAHVAVELTAALQERRRSLVAGFQTMLDIISLLGLVLAGLITANRVATVYQERLWEIGVLRGLGWPPRVLLRSLLIEAALFSCIGAAVGGLLGIAFAVFMVSPIADAMTLNFQQTVATPAIAVAPGPILLAGSAGVISGVVGAVMPALGVARLPISVVMSRKRRRESRPDRVLVRATRVAAALAAVALLALHYLAGPGPALGVGIIAALIVASCLLLQPLLVALGGAFGLVFGGASQIGAKDQGRAPTRAVGAALVLMAGIAVVVWIGFMAESFQHYVVDTLTHGRVGADLIVDGSVDGFSKGPIEPKLADTALQELLDVPGVEAVGASLNAVSRHPETGILAVDEPRLRNTGFGDWDLEPGAEAGALNSVAQGRGVLVNRQLVINRGLRVGDTIRLMTPTGPLELPVVGVGGSSIISQGGDVVMSLTTYRRYWNDPSFHQALLLLSPGASGVDVRRAVLHHLGDRYRLRVIDQDGLAEWIRDSVRQGFRFTDALVFLTLAVVLIGTGDALAADVLERTREIGAMRAFGYTPSALSGMVIVQALSIGVAGSALGIIVGIGISIAFVEGLLPSILGWQLRLYPAYFTPAGGLALGIVACLIGALPPAVRTARLSPAQALRYE; this is encoded by the coding sequence ATGATTCAGCTCCAGCTGGCGCGGATGCAGCTTCGGGGCCAGTACGGGCAGCTGGCGCTCGCGATCGGTGTCATCGCGTTGGGCGTCGCACTCGCGACCGGCGTTCTGCTGGCCAACGACGCTCTGCGGTCCAGCTTCGAAGACTCACTCGGCGCGCTCAGTGGCCGCGCCGACCTCGAGGTTTTCGCCGCGGGCGGGGGAACACTCGATGAGCGCGTCTTGGAGGAAGTCCTCCAACGCCCAGAGACCGCCGCCGCCGCACCTTTGCTGATGGGCGCAGCGACCGTGGTGGGCGGGCTCGAGGTCAAAGTCGCGGTGGTCGGCATTGATATGCTGTCCGATGCGAACATTCGCATCTACGACGCGGACCCGGCGCAGAACTCGGGGATCGAAGACCCACTGGTCTTCCTCAACCAGCAGGATTCAGTGATCGTCCCTGAGGCGCTCGCCAGGGAACTTGGCCTCGAGCGCGGCAGCCGCATCGAGCTGCAGACGTCTACGGGCAGACCAACCCTCACAGTGCGAGGAATCCTGCTCGGCAGCGGAGTAGGACTAGCCCATGGCGGGCGAACGGTGATCATGGACCTATACGCTGCCCAGGAAGCTCTCGGGCTTCCTGGGAGGGTTAGCCGGGTTGATGTGGTTTTGGCTGAAGGAGTTGATGGGCGCGAGCTGGCCGGCCGACTGGAGGACGTGTTCCCGGCCCACGTGGCGGTAGAGCTTACAGCCGCGCTTCAGGAACGGAGAAGGAGTCTCGTAGCCGGATTCCAGACGATGCTCGATATAATCTCTTTGCTGGGATTGGTGCTTGCGGGGCTGATCACCGCGAATCGAGTCGCGACTGTATATCAGGAACGCTTGTGGGAGATCGGCGTGTTGCGTGGGCTGGGTTGGCCCCCGCGAGTCCTACTCCGTTCGCTGCTCATAGAAGCGGCGCTGTTCAGCTGCATCGGTGCCGCCGTTGGGGGCCTTCTGGGGATCGCCTTCGCAGTGTTCATGGTTTCTCCCATTGCGGACGCGATGACGCTCAATTTCCAGCAGACGGTCGCTACGCCCGCCATCGCTGTTGCACCGGGCCCAATCCTCCTGGCTGGTTCTGCCGGGGTGATCAGCGGGGTCGTGGGAGCGGTGATGCCGGCGCTTGGTGTTGCGCGGCTTCCCATCTCGGTGGTGATGTCCAGGAAGAGACGCCGAGAGTCGAGGCCCGACAGGGTTCTGGTTCGGGCTACACGAGTTGCTGCCGCCCTGGCTGCGGTCGCGCTCCTTGCCCTCCACTATCTAGCTGGCCCAGGGCCCGCTTTGGGTGTTGGAATCATCGCGGCTCTGATCGTTGCGAGTTGCCTCCTCCTCCAGCCGCTGCTGGTTGCGCTTGGAGGGGCCTTCGGACTGGTTTTCGGGGGGGCTTCTCAAATCGGCGCCAAGGACCAGGGGAGGGCTCCGACCCGCGCCGTGGGTGCCGCTTTGGTCCTTATGGCGGGTATCGCTGTCGTAGTGTGGATCGGGTTCATGGCGGAGAGCTTCCAGCACTATGTCGTCGACACGCTAACTCACGGCCGTGTGGGCGCAGACTTGATCGTGGATGGCTCAGTTGATGGGTTCTCGAAGGGGCCTATTGAGCCGAAGCTCGCTGACACCGCCTTGCAGGAGCTGCTGGATGTTCCAGGTGTTGAGGCGGTTGGTGCTTCGCTCAACGCGGTTTCCCGCCACCCCGAGACGGGAATCTTGGCAGTTGACGAGCCGAGGCTTCGCAATACGGGGTTTGGCGATTGGGATCTCGAGCCGGGGGCGGAGGCGGGCGCGCTGAACTCGGTGGCGCAGGGTCGCGGTGTTCTTGTGAATCGGCAGCTGGTAATCAATCGCGGCCTCCGCGTAGGAGATACAATTCGCCTGATGACTCCGACGGGACCACTTGAATTGCCCGTCGTCGGAGTAGGCGGGAGTTCGATCATCTCCCAGGGAGGTGACGTCGTGATGAGCTTGACGACGTACAGACGGTATTGGAACGATCCGTCTTTTCACCAGGCACTTCTGCTTCTGTCCCCCGGAGCGTCCGGCGTTGACGTTCGTCGAGCAGTCCTCCACCATCTCGGCGATCGGTACCGGCTTCGGGTCATTGATCAGGATGGGCTGGCGGAATGGATTCGTGATTCTGTTCGTCAGGGCTTCCGCTTTACCGACGCTCTCGTGTTCCTGACCCTCGCAGTCGTGCTGATCGGGACGGGAGATGCGTTGGCTGCAGACGTACTTGAGCGGACAAGGGAGATCGGCGCTATGCGCGCGTTTGGCTACACGCCATCGGCCCTTTCGGGGATGGTCATCGTCCAAGCTCTGTCGATCGGGGTAGCGGGATCCGCGCTGGGGATTATCGTCGGAATAGGGATTAGCATCGCATTCGTCGAGGGGCTGTTGCCAAGCATCCTTGGTTGGCAGCTGAGGCTGTATCCTGCCTACTTCACTCCAGCCGGCGGCTTGGCGCTGGGCATCGTGGCTTGCCTGATTGGGGCTCTCCCCCCGGCGGTGCGCACGGCGAGGCTGTCGCCGGCGCAGGCGCTCCGGTACGAGTGA